In a genomic window of Alteromonas gilva:
- a CDS encoding RpiB/LacA/LacB family sugar-phosphate isomerase has protein sequence MKIALMMENSQASKNSIVLNELQSVADGLGHEVYNVGMNSEDDHHLTYVHLGIMAGALLNSKAVDFVFAGCGTGQGALMSLNAQPGVYCGYCIDPSDAFLFNQVNNGNALALPFAKGFGWGAELNARYIFEKSLTGGRGEGYPVERREPQVKNAAILADLKTALAEDSFVDTLRKIDQELVKVAFTGERFQRCLFDNSQDDALNQYVKSIVA, from the coding sequence ATGAAAATAGCGTTGATGATGGAAAATAGCCAGGCGTCAAAAAATTCAATAGTGCTTAACGAACTGCAAAGCGTTGCAGATGGCCTGGGCCATGAGGTCTATAACGTGGGAATGAACAGTGAAGACGATCATCATCTTACTTATGTTCACTTAGGCATAATGGCCGGTGCGTTACTAAATTCTAAGGCCGTCGATTTTGTGTTTGCTGGCTGCGGTACGGGTCAGGGAGCGCTGATGTCGCTTAATGCTCAGCCTGGCGTGTATTGCGGATACTGTATCGATCCGTCCGATGCGTTTTTGTTTAATCAGGTAAACAATGGCAATGCACTCGCCCTGCCATTTGCCAAAGGCTTCGGTTGGGGCGCTGAACTCAACGCCCGGTATATTTTTGAAAAGTCGCTGACCGGTGGACGGGGCGAAGGCTATCCTGTGGAACGGCGCGAACCACAGGTTAAAAATGCAGCCATTCTTGCCGACTTAAAAACCGCGTTAGCAGAAGACAGCTTTGTTGATACGCTGCGTAAAATTGATCAGGAACTGGTTAAAGTCGCCTTTACCGGCGAACGTTTTCAGCGCTGCCTGTTCGATAACAGTCAGGATGACGCGTTAAATCAATACGTTAAAAGTATTGTCGCGTAA
- the nhaC gene encoding Na+/H+ antiporter NhaC produces MQQKRLPSLSEILILTVLLLGIIFICVHSLGLPIQLAFIACWFVVMGFGKYLGYAYHHLQNGAIAGVNQGMDAILILIAVGALIGSWMAGGIVPNIIHLGLSVMDPALFLPAAFIICAITSLATGTSFGTAGTAGIAMMGIGAGFELPLALVAGVVISGAYVGDKLSPLSDTTVMAASMCQVNLIAHIKSMLYVSVPACVIACLAFLLVGLGFEHDGNTGTAQQVMAAIATHYSIGWYMLLPALVVIGLLMLRLPSFPVICFGALLGVVWAVVFEQTPLVSALDALYNGNFINTDVEFLQILLNRGGIVSMLSVILLVILALGLGGLMASVGVLTTVCNALQNWATNTGRLGLSTMLCGVLGNALGGAAYVSIMTASTITGRNYEQLGIDKRVLSRNVECGGTVTTPMIPWSDGGIFMATTLGVSTLSYLPFMWYHWLVLAIAGLYSYAGWFHYAPLPKVGEQHSAQQS; encoded by the coding sequence ATGCAGCAAAAGCGGCTCCCCTCGTTAAGCGAAATTTTAATCCTCACTGTTTTATTGTTAGGCATTATCTTTATCTGCGTGCATAGCCTTGGCCTGCCTATTCAACTGGCATTTATTGCCTGTTGGTTTGTGGTGATGGGGTTTGGTAAATATTTGGGCTATGCGTACCACCATCTGCAAAATGGGGCCATCGCCGGGGTGAATCAGGGGATGGATGCCATTTTAATACTGATCGCAGTAGGGGCACTCATTGGTAGCTGGATGGCGGGCGGTATTGTGCCTAATATCATCCATCTTGGTTTATCGGTAATGGATCCGGCGCTTTTCCTGCCGGCAGCGTTTATCATTTGTGCGATTACCTCACTGGCCACGGGTACCTCATTTGGCACGGCGGGTACCGCGGGTATCGCCATGATGGGTATTGGCGCCGGGTTTGAATTACCGCTCGCGCTGGTGGCGGGCGTGGTGATATCCGGTGCCTATGTGGGCGATAAGCTCTCGCCGCTGTCTGATACCACGGTGATGGCGGCCTCCATGTGTCAGGTAAACCTGATCGCGCATATTAAATCGATGCTTTATGTCAGCGTACCTGCCTGCGTGATTGCCTGCCTGGCATTTCTGCTGGTGGGGTTAGGCTTTGAGCACGATGGCAACACCGGCACAGCGCAGCAGGTGATGGCCGCGATTGCCACGCATTACAGTATTGGCTGGTACATGCTGTTGCCCGCGTTAGTGGTGATTGGTTTGCTGATGTTACGCCTGCCCTCCTTTCCGGTAATTTGCTTTGGTGCCCTGCTGGGTGTGGTGTGGGCAGTGGTGTTTGAGCAAACACCACTGGTTAGCGCCCTGGATGCGCTCTATAACGGTAATTTCATCAACACCGACGTGGAATTTTTACAAATTTTGCTCAATCGTGGTGGCATTGTGTCGATGTTGTCTGTGATATTGCTGGTGATCCTGGCGTTAGGCTTGGGCGGCCTGATGGCGTCGGTGGGTGTGCTGACGACGGTATGCAATGCGCTGCAAAACTGGGCGACCAATACTGGCCGGCTGGGATTATCGACGATGTTGTGCGGTGTGTTGGGCAATGCGCTGGGCGGTGCGGCCTATGTGTCTATTATGACGGCCAGCACTATTACCGGGCGTAACTATGAACAGCTCGGTATCGACAAACGGGTATTGTCGCGCAATGTGGAATGCGGCGGCACGGTCACCACCCCAATGATCCCCTGGAGTGATGGCGGCATATTTATGGCGACCACGCTGGGGGTGAGCACGCTCTCCTATTTGCCCTTTATGTGGTATCACTGGCTGGTACTGGCGATTGCCGGGCTGTATAGCTACGCCGGCTGGTTTCATTATGCGCCGTTACCAAAAGTGGGCGAGCAACACTCTGCACAACAGTCTTAG
- a CDS encoding sugar phosphate isomerase/epimerase family protein translates to MNAINLGVRAHDYGQGTPAEIAAEIGRFPVSCVQLALAKSFPFISDSPGQITPGFANHVRDEFGRYNINIAVLGCYINPIHPDPAERERSLQRFEEHLQFARDFGCSIVGTETGSRNADCTYHPDNHSEAAFQELVVSVRRLADVAERHGVFVGIEGVAHHHTINTYERMERLLTCVDSPNVKVIYDPVNFFPLDECDAQQQLMDEAFARFGDHIVAIHCKDFVNENGVKTGDLPSGSGEMDHAHLFGLIQKNTPFVHVILESTDQKSVTGILKLLNQAAMA, encoded by the coding sequence ATGAATGCCATTAATTTAGGGGTCAGAGCACACGATTACGGGCAGGGCACGCCGGCAGAGATCGCCGCCGAAATTGGCCGTTTTCCGGTCAGCTGCGTGCAACTGGCGCTGGCAAAATCCTTTCCGTTTATTAGCGACAGTCCCGGCCAGATTACGCCTGGTTTTGCCAACCACGTGCGTGATGAATTTGGCCGCTACAATATCAATATTGCGGTGCTGGGCTGTTATATTAATCCGATTCATCCCGATCCGGCTGAGCGCGAGCGCTCGCTGCAGCGTTTCGAGGAACACCTGCAGTTTGCCCGTGACTTTGGGTGCTCGATTGTGGGCACCGAAACCGGCTCGCGTAATGCTGACTGCACCTATCATCCGGATAATCACAGCGAGGCCGCGTTTCAGGAGTTGGTTGTAAGCGTGCGCCGACTGGCCGATGTTGCCGAGCGACACGGCGTATTTGTGGGGATTGAGGGGGTTGCTCACCACCATACAATCAATACCTATGAACGCATGGAACGCCTGCTGACATGCGTGGATTCACCCAATGTAAAAGTGATTTACGATCCGGTTAACTTTTTTCCGCTTGATGAGTGTGACGCCCAACAACAGCTAATGGATGAGGCGTTTGCGCGTTTTGGTGACCATATAGTGGCGATTCACTGTAAGGATTTTGTTAACGAAAATGGCGTAAAAACCGGCGATTTACCATCTGGCAGTGGTGAAATGGATCACGCTCATCTGTTTGGCCTTATTCAAAAAAACACGCCGTTTGTGCATGTGATTTTGGAAAGTACCGACCAAAAAAGCGTGACCGGCATTCTCAAACTGCTTAATCAGGCAGCCATGGCCTAG
- a CDS encoding beta-galactosidase: MPSFSRRDIFSLATKGAALGAFMAPVSQSALAASSASQLPYKINQLIHGVAYYPELWPDADVDADIAEMHSLGINLVRMAEFAWSTMETTPGNYDFSLFKNVMDKMHAAGIAVVLCTPTATPPAWLTHNHPERCHKNADGTVMSHGARQHASYEHPAVRKACFSIIRRMSHELGRHPALIGWQLDNEMKAHVAEDFSDAAIANWRKWLKQRFGSIDKLNEAWGTHIWSQHYNNFEQVPAPVTTPFLHNASLITAYKLFCRESVADFMLAQRNVIREFSDLPITHNDNPAFNIHHERSMQALDFASYDAYPTAEQWSTLVFRSDLYRAAIPGRPFWLMETSVAHNGWLGNHQPIHPEGFLAAEASLIYALGGEGFCYWLWRQQRTGAELPHSAVKSAWNAPSIGYNEVKKVSEAKQQLEPTLLNSTLITPEVAVTYSDHARAMLETESLDKRSGFPARYRGIIEMWHKQVLDSGLHREARFEGASLDGLKLLITPAMPYVSEAFLIRAQDFMQRGGIWIAGPVTGTRGKEHTVPVEAGLGLLEKMAGVSTQYVLPLTGTDAKGELLGVESELSGWCAAVKAKAGTNVVGTITKGRAKGLAFATERPIGKGKLVLLGAHPHGDNSVAMLNRLIGHYAQQAGVTMRFDVPEGVVVVPRKNTQGKLLWIVLNMLNETKTVSLPNGATDMLSGKTLAGTTELDPYARLIVNTNQEV, from the coding sequence ATGCCTTCATTTTCAAGACGCGATATCTTTAGTCTGGCCACAAAGGGAGCTGCACTGGGTGCCTTCATGGCGCCGGTGTCCCAAAGCGCACTGGCAGCGTCTTCGGCCTCTCAATTACCGTATAAAATTAACCAGCTTATCCACGGCGTGGCCTATTATCCTGAGCTATGGCCGGATGCCGACGTCGACGCCGATATTGCCGAAATGCATTCTTTAGGGATAAACCTGGTGCGCATGGCCGAGTTTGCCTGGTCAACCATGGAAACCACGCCGGGCAATTATGACTTTTCGCTGTTTAAAAACGTGATGGACAAGATGCACGCGGCCGGTATAGCGGTGGTGTTATGTACCCCTACCGCAACGCCCCCTGCGTGGCTTACCCACAATCATCCCGAGCGTTGCCATAAAAACGCCGATGGAACTGTTATGAGTCATGGCGCGCGCCAGCATGCCAGTTATGAGCACCCGGCCGTGCGCAAAGCCTGTTTTAGTATTATTCGCCGGATGTCCCATGAGCTCGGCCGCCACCCGGCATTGATTGGCTGGCAGTTAGATAACGAAATGAAAGCCCATGTGGCAGAAGATTTTAGCGATGCAGCGATCGCCAACTGGCGTAAGTGGCTGAAACAGCGCTTTGGTAGTATCGACAAGCTCAATGAGGCCTGGGGCACCCATATCTGGAGTCAGCATTACAATAATTTTGAACAGGTGCCCGCGCCGGTGACTACGCCGTTTTTGCATAACGCCTCGCTCATCACCGCATATAAACTCTTTTGCCGCGAGAGTGTGGCGGATTTTATGCTGGCGCAGCGTAACGTCATCCGTGAGTTTTCGGATTTGCCGATTACGCACAACGACAATCCGGCATTTAATATTCATCACGAACGCTCTATGCAGGCACTGGATTTTGCCTCCTACGATGCCTATCCCACCGCTGAGCAATGGTCGACGCTGGTGTTTCGTTCTGATTTATATCGCGCTGCCATCCCCGGCCGTCCTTTCTGGCTCATGGAAACCAGTGTGGCCCATAATGGCTGGCTGGGCAATCATCAGCCCATCCACCCGGAAGGCTTTTTAGCGGCCGAGGCCAGTTTGATTTATGCCCTCGGCGGAGAAGGGTTTTGTTACTGGTTATGGCGTCAGCAACGCACTGGCGCAGAGTTACCCCACAGCGCCGTAAAAAGTGCCTGGAACGCACCATCGATTGGCTATAACGAAGTTAAAAAAGTCAGTGAAGCTAAACAGCAACTTGAACCAACATTACTCAATTCAACGCTGATAACACCCGAAGTGGCCGTGACCTATTCCGACCATGCCAGAGCCATGTTAGAAACCGAGTCACTGGATAAGCGTTCGGGTTTTCCTGCTCGCTATCGGGGCATCATTGAAATGTGGCATAAACAGGTGCTGGATTCAGGCTTGCATCGCGAGGCCCGCTTTGAGGGCGCCTCCTTAGACGGCTTAAAGCTGTTGATCACCCCGGCTATGCCTTATGTGAGTGAGGCATTCTTAATCCGAGCGCAGGACTTTATGCAGCGCGGCGGGATTTGGATTGCCGGGCCGGTTACCGGTACGCGCGGTAAAGAACACACCGTACCGGTAGAGGCAGGTCTTGGCTTACTGGAGAAAATGGCCGGTGTGAGCACCCAGTATGTATTACCACTTACCGGCACTGATGCCAAGGGTGAATTACTGGGAGTGGAAAGTGAGCTGAGCGGTTGGTGCGCCGCGGTAAAAGCGAAAGCAGGCACGAATGTTGTGGGCACCATCACCAAAGGCCGGGCCAAAGGGCTGGCCTTTGCCACCGAGCGCCCGATAGGCAAAGGTAAGCTGGTATTGCTAGGCGCGCATCCCCACGGGGATAACAGCGTTGCAATGCTTAACCGGCTCATTGGGCATTATGCCCAACAAGCCGGGGTAACAATGCGCTTTGATGTACCTGAGGGTGTGGTAGTCGTGCCGCGAAAAAACACGCAGGGTAAACTGCTGTGGATAGTGCTTAATATGCTCAATGAGACTAAAACCGTTTCGTTACCCAATGGCGCGACCGATATGCTCAGCGGCAAAACATTGGCCGGTACCACTGAGCTTGACCCCTATGCCCGATTAATAGTTAACACCAATCAAGAGGTTTAA
- a CDS encoding TonB-dependent receptor codes for MERNITTATQGTLSTSRKLIATSISTILLTGACFASAPVWAQESNQTAKQEQTAEAKDKDAEGDDTEVIEVKGIRFSQRSALDRKKMAGTITDSLVAEDIGMFPDKNVGEALQRIPGVQLDRDFGEGQGISIRGVEPGLLRVEVNNVSAQGFGGSRAVDFRDMAAELVKSVDVIKGSEARLTEGGIGGTVQVNTRRPNEFEENFLSVNAEGQFNDLIDDPSNKWNATGVYKYNDDLGVLVNVTGSTKNTMIHALRNTEWARFADYDNSPEKTFEDADFANVTDKAACADTADQGACEQQWFDFSPRLPRYGIWSREEDRLSANVVVQYRLTDNLQTHASYTHNTRDKHALDLNLHLESQSAARIDPDSVIVDDRHNVTYFETRAATVTNRTLEFGWDQTTEMYETGFEYSKDAWRVEGQVAYSRAEQDIDSRDTHITANGVAGVQVDLDSRGAPEWDFNTGYFPNPDDPTDTSDGFDVNDPASYRSRSRYKYAPGLDESDEGMAKLDLTYIPDSDFLTLIRAGVQVRNQGFENASFQYNIIRDVGSTYENPETGETMEWTMEDQIALITGNTFQSPDLFDGYSLGVDTIGNYQAVDTYPFIDAIQAVSNDFTSRQDLDVRTGNYDVQVDTQAIYLQTNFETYIGGMRLWGNVGARYVETQTASNGDVFERIIVDQVDEDGNVLTDPVTGEPLPGIEDTDHPDTFNGRKTVEEEYNDFLPSLNVNLALIEDELVLYFGTAKVMSRPKINDLNVNARCTIYRTSRNELDDLRDICTAGNPALEPYRAKQFDVALNWYPNEDTIIAGAYFVKDINSWVIDPTTRFDVDFFNDGRLFDVRQKINGSGVTTKGFELQASTIFSWLPEPFDGFGGAVNFTHMTADDVGLFNQLTGNELPFPSQSENSYNVTAFYETDTWSFRVAYNYRDEYLINPADRSGNPVFVDDSGYMDAKFIYNITEDFRAYVDGRNLTGEVKSYNAGPRRLSDLQWSGREYSVGVIYQF; via the coding sequence ATGGAACGCAACATTACAACAGCCACTCAAGGTACGTTAAGTACGTCGCGCAAATTAATTGCCACCAGTATTTCTACCATTTTATTAACCGGTGCCTGCTTTGCCAGTGCGCCAGTATGGGCACAAGAATCAAATCAGACCGCCAAGCAAGAACAGACGGCCGAAGCAAAAGATAAAGACGCCGAGGGCGACGATACCGAGGTTATCGAAGTCAAAGGTATTCGCTTTAGCCAGCGCAGCGCGTTAGACCGTAAAAAAATGGCCGGTACCATTACCGACTCATTAGTTGCTGAAGATATCGGTATGTTCCCGGATAAAAACGTTGGTGAAGCTCTACAACGTATCCCTGGTGTACAGCTGGACCGTGATTTTGGTGAAGGTCAGGGGATCAGTATCCGCGGCGTTGAGCCGGGCCTGTTGCGCGTTGAAGTAAACAACGTTTCTGCGCAGGGTTTCGGCGGTAGCCGGGCCGTGGATTTTCGTGACATGGCCGCGGAGCTGGTTAAATCGGTTGATGTTATCAAAGGGTCAGAAGCACGCCTTACCGAAGGCGGTATCGGCGGCACCGTACAGGTTAACACTCGCAGACCCAACGAATTTGAAGAAAACTTCCTGTCGGTTAATGCCGAAGGCCAGTTTAACGACCTGATAGACGACCCCAGCAATAAATGGAATGCTACCGGGGTGTACAAATATAACGACGATTTAGGTGTGTTGGTCAACGTTACCGGTTCTACCAAAAATACTATGATCCATGCGTTGCGTAATACCGAGTGGGCGCGCTTTGCCGACTACGACAACTCGCCGGAAAAAACCTTTGAAGATGCAGATTTTGCCAACGTGACCGATAAAGCCGCTTGTGCCGATACCGCTGATCAGGGCGCCTGTGAGCAGCAGTGGTTTGATTTTTCACCGCGGCTGCCACGTTATGGTATCTGGTCTCGTGAAGAAGACCGCTTAAGTGCCAACGTGGTTGTGCAGTATCGCCTAACCGATAACCTGCAAACGCATGCAAGCTACACTCACAACACCCGCGATAAACACGCACTGGATTTAAACCTGCATTTAGAGTCGCAATCTGCTGCGCGCATCGACCCGGATTCGGTGATTGTGGATGACCGTCACAATGTGACCTACTTCGAGACCCGCGCGGCCACAGTCACTAACCGGACTCTGGAATTTGGCTGGGATCAAACCACCGAAATGTATGAGACCGGCTTTGAATACAGCAAGGACGCCTGGAGAGTGGAAGGTCAGGTTGCTTACTCGCGTGCCGAGCAGGATATTGACTCAAGAGATACCCACATTACCGCTAATGGTGTTGCCGGAGTACAGGTTGACCTGGATAGCCGTGGCGCACCGGAGTGGGATTTTAATACCGGCTATTTTCCTAACCCCGATGATCCAACGGACACCTCCGATGGCTTTGATGTTAACGACCCGGCCAGCTATCGCTCCCGTTCACGCTATAAATATGCGCCCGGCCTGGATGAGTCTGACGAGGGCATGGCTAAGCTGGATCTGACCTATATACCGGATTCGGACTTCCTGACGCTCATCAGAGCTGGTGTGCAGGTGCGTAACCAGGGTTTCGAAAATGCTAGCTTCCAGTACAACATCATTCGTGATGTGGGCAGTACCTACGAAAACCCTGAAACCGGCGAAACCATGGAATGGACCATGGAGGATCAAATTGCCCTGATCACCGGCAATACCTTCCAGTCGCCAGACCTGTTTGATGGTTACAGCCTGGGGGTAGACACCATTGGCAATTATCAGGCAGTAGACACCTATCCGTTTATTGATGCTATCCAGGCGGTCTCGAATGACTTTACCTCCCGTCAGGACTTAGACGTGCGCACCGGCAATTACGATGTACAGGTCGATACCCAGGCGATTTACCTGCAAACTAACTTCGAAACCTATATAGGCGGCATGCGCCTGTGGGGTAACGTGGGTGCCCGCTACGTTGAAACGCAAACGGCGTCTAACGGTGACGTATTTGAACGGATTATCGTCGACCAGGTAGATGAAGACGGCAACGTGTTAACCGATCCTGTGACGGGCGAGCCTTTACCAGGTATCGAAGATACCGATCACCCGGATACCTTTAACGGTCGTAAAACGGTTGAAGAAGAGTACAACGACTTTCTGCCAAGCTTAAACGTGAACTTAGCGCTCATTGAAGACGAACTGGTGTTGTACTTTGGTACCGCAAAAGTGATGTCACGACCTAAAATTAACGACCTTAACGTTAACGCCCGCTGTACTATATATCGTACCTCGCGGAACGAGTTGGATGATTTACGTGATATCTGTACTGCAGGTAACCCTGCATTAGAGCCATACCGTGCCAAGCAGTTCGATGTTGCTCTGAACTGGTATCCCAATGAAGACACCATTATAGCCGGTGCCTACTTTGTTAAAGATATCAACAGCTGGGTTATTGACCCGACTACCCGTTTTGATGTGGACTTCTTTAACGACGGACGTTTGTTTGATGTACGCCAAAAAATCAATGGTAGCGGTGTAACCACCAAAGGCTTTGAGCTGCAGGCCTCGACCATCTTTAGCTGGTTGCCAGAACCATTTGACGGCTTCGGCGGCGCGGTTAACTTCACCCATATGACGGCAGATGATGTGGGTTTGTTTAACCAGTTAACCGGTAACGAACTGCCGTTCCCGTCACAATCGGAAAACAGCTACAACGTTACCGCGTTTTACGAAACAGATACCTGGAGCTTCCGTGTCGCCTATAACTACCGCGACGAGTATCTGATTAATCCGGCTGACCGCTCTGGCAACCCGGTTTTTGTTGACGACTCCGGTTATATGGATGCCAAATTCATCTACAACATCACCGAAGACTTCCGCGCCTATGTGGATGGTCGTAACCTCACCGGTGAGGTTAAATCGTATAACGCTGGCCCGCGCCGTTTGTCTGACCTGCAATGGTCTGGCCGCGAGTACTCGGTAGGTGTGATTTACCAGTTCTAG
- the rhaM gene encoding L-rhamnose mutarotase, which yields MEKIAFVMQLNPGCEEEYERRHDEIWPELVTELKAAGVEDYSIFLHPDTLQLFAVLWRSSEHTMDDLPAKAIMQKWWAYMGDIMAHNSDNSPVTQPLQQVFHLP from the coding sequence ATGGAGAAGATCGCTTTTGTCATGCAACTTAACCCTGGCTGTGAAGAAGAGTACGAACGTCGTCACGATGAGATTTGGCCAGAGCTGGTGACCGAACTTAAAGCAGCGGGCGTAGAGGATTACTCCATTTTTTTACATCCCGATACGCTACAGCTATTTGCAGTGTTATGGCGCAGTAGCGAACACACTATGGATGATTTACCTGCCAAAGCGATCATGCAGAAGTGGTGGGCGTATATGGGCGATATTATGGCCCACAACAGTGATAACAGCCCGGTAACGCAGCCACTGCAACAGGTATTTCATTTACCCTGA